A DNA window from Salvelinus sp. IW2-2015 linkage group LG4q.1:29, ASM291031v2, whole genome shotgun sequence contains the following coding sequences:
- the LOC111961302 gene encoding adenomatous polyposis coli protein isoform X3 codes for MQGSGSGRSGDSSPSPSQMGSFPRRGVSNGGRDSAGYLEELEKERSLLMAELEKEEKEKDWYYAQLQNLTKRIDSLPLTENQFSLQTDMTRRQLEYEARQIRAAMEEQLGTCQDMEKRAQVRVARIQQIEKDMLKLRQHLQSQSAEPESKHDQAGQSEGPQASGDSGGPSAGCSQGSSSRLDHDSASEISLGVGSYSVPRRLTSHLGTKVEMVYSLLSMLGTHDKDDMSRTLLAMSSSQDSCIAMRQSGCLPLLIQLLHGNDKDSVLLGNSRGSKEARARASAALHNIIHSQPDDKRGRREIRVLHLLEQIRVYCETCWEWQESHERGVDQDKNPMPSPVEHQICPAVCVLMKLSFDEEHRHAMNELGGLQAIGELLQVDCEIYGLTSDHYSVTLRRYAGMALTNLTFGDVANKATLCSMKGCMRAMVAQLKSESEDLQQVIASVLRNLSWRADVNSKKTLREVGSVRALMECALEVQKESTLKSVLSALWNLSAHCTENKADICAVEGALAFLVSTLTYRSQTNTLAIIESGGGILRNVSSLIATNEDHRQILRENNCLQTLLQHLKSHSLTIVSNACGTLWNLSARNAKDQEALWDMGAVSMLKNLIHSKHKMIAMGSAAALRNLMANRPAKYKDANIMSPGSSLPSLHVRKQKALIEELDSQHLSETFDNIDNLSPKASHRGKPSRHKQNVYSDYDGVSRSDGFSPNSVPVRPPYVNTPVLSSPSPRENQRGNIDSVRAERDRSQDRDRARGAPGGFHPDHDSKRMQMPATTAAQIALVMEEVKSIHLLTGLDDRSPESPNQDPHRTTAAHGHSNVYPYTKPDHSGRPCPMPKLEYRASNDSLNSVNSTDGYGKRGQMKPSVDSYSEDDEGKCCVYRKYPADLAHKIHNANHMEDDDGEVDTPINYSLKYSDEQLNSGRQSPSQNERWARPKHMEEEMKQTDQRSVRSQSPGYPMYTEGNSEGEEKLKYKPRFVQTEMPQGFRSRNANQQDQSNAGPTQGINKKMNNQTMCQSVDDYSDDKPTNYSERYSEEEQDEQPTNYSMKYTEEHHAEQPIDYSLKYSDSSSQKSMFSHSKSSSTQSSVKDNLSQDGSTSSVSSIKNAGRQMQLHPSSAQMRSGPTRPGQKNTICKPPTVNQETLQTYCVEDTPICFSRGSSLSSLSSEEDEMEGCKRNVNATSNYPTLPISEKESTGGHTREQRRTESQLSVQYVRMKPPRNIQVHGDGSRHHKAVEFSSGAKSPSKSGAQTPKSPPEQYVQETPLMFSRCTSVSSLDSFESHSIASSIQSELCSGMPSGIISPSDLPDSPGQTMPPSRSKTPPPPPENQHPPPMKHKKVPPPPPPRADMAPRHAAVHAAVQKVQVLPDNDALLHFATESTPEGFSCASSLSALSLDEPYIQKDELKIMPPVHEDDQGIEAEHENDDTTEPPSQGKRETEKDILDDSDDDDIEILEACINSAMPTKSSRKLKKQSPSNTTSRIPPPTARKPSQLPVYKLHPSQTRGQQKTVNFAHGEDMPRIYCVEGTPINFSTATSLSDLTIDSPPNELANAESRAPPRAEISSSQRRDTIPEGKCTEEKDAGVTSSSTQAAGTENEGDDILAECISSAMPKGKIHKSFRVQKMYDQPLHPSASPVSLVQQEVEKKPTSPVKPMPQSSEYRARMIKKPQPPFNFSSYPDKNKETKMQQTKMASRDFTDKPQNAERPRPGFAFDSPQHYTPIEGTPYCFSRNDSLSSLDFEDEEPNLAKEKAELRKDKDQRKASTKNCGKPSLRANRGNLPQTAPTKPQQQKEAVFPQASKENMGPVPDEKQKFSIEDTPMCFSRNSSLSSLSDIDQENNNKDLQPKEEEEEEEEDVTQVEAPTRPQASGYAPKAFHVEDTPVCFSRNSSLSSLSIDSEDDLLQECISSAMPKKKKQTARNKEGNDQGDAIEERSMDGILAEEPELILDLTDTYSPVSEQALSPDSESFDWKAIQEGANSIVSSLHQAAASLSRQGSSDSDSILSLKSGISLGSPFHLPLNSEDNKSASDKGRPRILKPGEKSTLEAKKKEKEEEAAKALKGGKKVYKSJITGKPRASTETPASLQQRQTAPTVPISRGRTMIHVPGVRSSSPSTSPVQKKPPARGPASVSKIPPTQGQSSSNSNRSIKPPAKSDPSPARDQPGSQSGSSKASSRSGSRDSTPSRPAQQSLTTRPMQSPGRSSVSPGRNGLGPSNKLSQLPRTASPSTSSTKSSGSGRMSYTSPGRQMGQQTPPKQTGLTRSTSGIPRSESASKSLNQCGVTGTSKKQDLSRMTSTKSSGSESDRSEKPALVRQSTFIKEAPSPTLKRKLEESASFESLSPSSTSQSQTPVSSPSLPDMSLTLPYQGSQGSNWKKSPQSQNSSENEDGQPQRGGKHDISRSHSESPSRLPNLNRTGTWKREKSKHSSSLPRVGTWKRTGSSSSILSASSESSEKGKSEDERQPLSPAQRSPHGKDGNPLKGTWRKMKDSEISQSEGHDSSSIDSNTMAMGHQMSPAVSKTEDVWVRIEDCPINSPRSVKSPTANTPPVIDSVLVKMPSVDLLSSETHPKQSKNESVNARRLGPETNLNLFRSSESLDKKGPDLKPAQSIIPEAHELPVAERTPFSSSNSSKHSSPSGAVAARVSPFNYTPSPRKSSADSATPPRPSQIPTPVSVTNSAKKRESKGESAGESGSYIVTSV; via the exons ggttcAAGCAGTCGCCTGGATCACGATTCTGCCAGTGAAATAAGTTTGGGTGTGGGTAGTTACTCTGTGCCCCGCCGACTGACCAGTCACCTGGGCACCAAG GTGGAGATGGTATATTCCCTTCTTTCAATGCTGGGGACCCACGATAAAGATGACATGTCTCGCACTCTGCTTGCCATGTCCAGCTCTCAGGACAGCTGCATCGCCATGCGTCAGTCTGGCTGCCTTCCCTTACTCATCCAGCTCCTCCACGGCAACGACAAG GACTCAGTGCTGCTGGGGAACTCACGGGGAAGCAAGGAGGCCCGGGCGAGAGCCAGTGCCGCCCTTCATAACATTATCCACTCCCAGCCTGATGATAAGAGGGGTCGCAGGGAGATCAGAGTGCTGCACCTCCTGGAGCAGATCAGGGTCTACTGTGAGACCTGCTGGGAGTGGCAGGAGAGCCATGAGAGAGGAGTGGACCAGGACAAGAACCCCA TGCCCTCTCCCGTGGAGCATCAGATCTGCCCAGCGGTGTGTGTTCTTATGAAGCTGTCCTTTGACGAAGAGCACAGGCACGCTATGAATGAGCTCG GGGGCTTGCAGGCTATAGGGGAGCTGCTCCAAGTGGACTGTGAAATCTATGGCCTCACCAGCGACCACTACAGCGTCACTCTGAGGAGATACGCTGGCATGGCCCTCACCAACCTCACCTTTGGGGATGTTGCCAATAAG GCAACACTGTGTTCCATGAAGGGATGCATGAGGGCCATGGTGGCTCAGCTGAAGTCTGAGAGTGAGGATCTACAGCAGGTGATTGCCAGTGTGTTGAGGAACCTGTCCTGGCGTGCAGATGTGAACAGTAAGAAGACCCTCCGCGAGGTGGGCAGCGTCAGGGCTCTGATGGAGTGTGCATTGGAGGTACAGAAG GAGTCTACTCTGAAGAGTGTCCTCAGTGCCCTGTGGAACCTGTCAGCTCACTGCACTGAAAACAAAGCTGATATCTGTGCTGTAGAGGGTGCTTTGGCCTTCCTGGTTAGCACTCTGACATACCGAAGCCAAACCAACACCCTCGCCATCATTGAAAGTGGAGGAGGCATCTTGCGCAACGTATCTAGTCTCATTGCTACAAATGAAGATCACAG gcaaATCCTGAGAGAGAACAACTGTCTTCAGACACTCCTGCAGCACCTGAAGTCTCACAGCCTGACTATTGTGAGCAACGCGTGCGGCACTCTGTGGAACCTCTCTGCCCGCAACGCAAAGGACCAGGAGGCCTTGTGGGACATGGGTGCTGTGAGCATGCTGAAGAACCTAATCCACTCCAAGCACAAGATGATCGCCATGGGCAGCGCTGCAGCACTGAGGAACCTCATGGCAAACAGGCCCGCCAAATACAAGGACGCCAACATCATGTCGCCTGGATCCAGCCTGCCCTCTCTTCACGTCAGGAAACAGAAAGCCTTGATCGAGGAACTGGACTCTCAGCACCTCTCTGAGACATTTGACAACATTGACAATTTAAGCCCCAAGGCGTCCCACAGGGGTAAACCAAGCAGGCACAAGCAGAATGTCTACAGTGATTACGATGGTGTTTCTAGATCGGACGGGTTTAGCCCCAACAGTGTGCCTGTGCGCCCCCCTTACGTGAACACACCAGTTCTGTCAAGCCCGTCACCCAGAGAGAACCAAAGGGGAAACATAGACAGTGTTAGGGCTGAGAGGGATCGAagccaggacagagacagagcgaggggtGCACCCGGGGGTTTCCACCCAGATCATGACTCGAAGAGAATGCAGATGCCTGCCACAACAGCTGCTCAGATCGCCTtggtgatggaggaggtgaaAAGCATTCACTTGCTGACTGGTCTGGATGACCGGTCACCAGAGAGCCCTAATCAAGACCCTCACCGTACCACTGCAGCACATGGTCATTCAAATGTATACCCCTACACTAAGCCCGATCACTCGGGCAGACCTTGTCCAATGCCCAAGTTAGAATACAGGGCGTCAAACGACAGTCTCAACAGTGTCAACAGCACTGACGGCTATGGAAAAAGAGGCCAGATGAAGCCATCTGTGGACTCTTACTCTGAGGATGATGAGGGGAAGTGTTGTGTCTATAGAAAATATCCTGCAGACCTCGCTCACAAGATCCACAATGCAAACCACATGGAAGATGATGATGGAGAAGTTGACACACCCATCAACTACAGCCTGAAGTATTCTGACGAGCAGCTGAACTCTGGTCGGCAAAGTCCAAGCCAAAATGAGAGATGGGCGAGGCCTAAgcacatggaggaggagatgaaaCAGACAGATCAGAGGTCTGTGCGATCTCAAAGCCCAGGCTACCCCATGTACACGGAGGGCAACAGTGAGGGCGAGGAAAAACTCAAGTACAAGCCCAGGTTCGTGCAAACAGAAATGCCACAGGGATTCAGATCAAGGAACGCCAATCAACAAGATCAAAGCAATGCTGGCCCCACTCAAGGAATTAACAAAAAGATGAACAACCAGACTATGTGCCAGTCTGTGGATGATTACAGTGATGACAAACCAACCAATTATAGTGAGCGATACTCAGAGGAAGAACAAGATGAGCAGCCGACCAATTACAGCATGAAGTACACCGAGGAACATCACGCAGAACAACCCATTGATTACAGTCTGAAATACTCAGACTCCTCCTCCCAAAAATCCATGTTTAGTCATTCAAAGTCATCCTCCACTCAGAGCTCAGTGAAAGACAATCTGAGCCAAGATGGTTCCACATCATCCGTGTCATCCATAAAGAATGCAGGAAGACAAATGCAGCTACATCCCTCCTCGGCTCAAATGAGATCAGGGCCAACTCGGCCAGGCCAGAAGAACACAATATGCAAACCCCCTACCGTCAATCAAGAGACACTACAGACGTACTGTGTTGAGGACACACCCATCTGTTTCTCAAGGGGTAGCTCTCTGTCATCCTTGTCCTCAGAGGAGGACGAAATGGAGGGCTGCAAGAGGAATGTAAATGCTACCAGTAACTACCCAACTCTTCCCATCTCTGAGAAAGAGTCGACTGGCGGTCACACACGAGAACAACGCAGAACCGAGAGCCAGTTGTCTGTGCAGTATGTCCGAATGAAGCCTCCAAGGAATATTCAAGTTCATGGAGATGGATCCAGACATCACAAAGCTGTTGAGTTTTCATCTGGAGCCAAATCCCCATCCAAAAGTGGCGCCCAGACCCCCAAAAGCCCCCCAGAACAGTATGTGCAGGAGACACCCCTCATGTTCAGCAGATGCACATCTGTAAGCTCTCTCGACAGCTTTGAGAGCCATTCCATCGCTAGCTCTATACAGAGTGAATTGTGTAGCGGTATGCCCAGTGGAATCATTAGTCCAAGCGATCTGCCCGACAGCCCTGGTCAGACCATGCCTCCGAGTCGTAGcaaaacaccaccaccacccccagaaAATCAACATCCACCCCCAATGAAACACAAAAAGGTGCCTCCTCCGCCGCCTCCGAGGGCGGATATGGCTCCAAGGCATGCTGCTGTACACGCTGCTGTCCAGAAAGTCCAGGTGCTTCCGGATAATGACGCCCTCCTACACTTTGCGACAGAGAGTACCCCAGAAGGATTCTCTTGCGCATCCAGCCTCAGTGCTTTAAGCTTAGATGAACCTTACATTCAGAAAGATGAGCTCAAGATCATGCCTCCTGTTCATGAAGACGACCAGGGAATTGAGGCTGAGCATGAGAATGATGACACTACAGAACCCCCAAGCCAAGGGAAGCGTGAGACGGAAAAAGACATTTTGGATGATTCAGATGATGACGATATAGAAATACTGGAGGCTTGCATAAACTCAGCCATGCCAACAAAGTCATCAAGAAAACTCAAAAAGCAATCCCCTTCCAACACTACTTCTAGAATACCACCACCTACTGCCCGTAAACCAAGCCAACTTCCTGTTTACAAATTACATCCTTCACAAACCAGAGGACAACAGAAGACTGTGAACTTTGCCCATGGAGAGGACATGCCTAGGATTTACTGTGTAGAGGGAACCCCTATCAATTTCTCAACCGCCACATCTCTCAGCGACCTAACCATTGATTCACCCCCTAATGAGCTGGCCAATGCTGAAAGCCGTGCTCCTCCTCGTGCAGAAATATCATCCAGTCAAAGAAGGGACACTATTCCAGAAGGTAAATGTACAGAGGAAAAAGATGCAGGTGTTACTTCCTCCTCCACACAAGCTGCCGGGACAGAAAATGAAGGGGATGATATTTTAGCAGAGTGCATCAGTTCAGCCATGCCAAAAGGTAAAATCCACAAATCCTTTAGAGTACAGAAAATGTACGATCAACCACTGCACCCGTCAGCTTCTCCTGTTAGCCTAGTCCAGCAGGAGGTTGAAAAGAAGCCCACTTCCCCTGTTAAACCAATGCCACAGAGTAGTGAGTATAGAGCTAGGATGATTAAGAAACCCCAGCCTCCGTTCAACTTTTCTTCATAYCCTGATAAAAACAAAGAAACCAAAATGCAACAGACAAAAATGGCATCCAGAGATTTCACAGATAAGCCACAAAATGCGGAGAGGCCACGTCCAGGGTTTGCTTTTGACTCGCCACAGCATTACACACCAATAGAGGGTACACCCTATTGCTTCTCACGCAATGATTCACTGAGTTCATTGGACTTTGAGGATGAGGAACCTAACCTCGCCAAGGAAAAGGCAGAACTCAGAAAAGACAAAGACCAGAGGAAAGCTTCAACAAAAAACTGTGGAAAGCCATCCTTAAGGGCAAACAGGGGAAATCTACCACAGACTGCTCCAACAAAACCTCAGCAACAGAAGGAGGCAGTATTTCCACAAGCATCCAAAGAAAACATGGGGCCAGTGCCAGATGAGAAGCAGAAGTTTTCCATTGAAGACACGCCGATGTGTTTCTCTAGAAACTCATCTCTCAGCTCTTTAAGTGACATTGACCaagagaacaacaacaaagaccTCCAgccaaaagaagaagaagaagaagaggaggaggatgtaacTCAGGTGGAAGCTCCTACAAGACCCCAAGCCTCTGGTTACGCACCAAAAGCCTTTCATGTTGAAGATACCCCTGTGTGTTTTTCAAGAAACAGTTCACTCAGCTCACTAAGCATTGACTCAGAAGATGACCTTCTACAAGAGTGCATCAGTTCAGCCATGCCAAAAAAGAAGAAACAGACAGCGAGAAATAAAGAGGGGAATGACCAAGGAGATGCCATTGAGGAGAGAAGTATGGACGGCATTTTAGCTGAGGAGCCAGAACTCATATTAGATCTCACTGATACATATAGTCCAGTTTCTGAACAAGCCTTATCGCCAGACTCTGAGTCCTTTGATTGGAAGGCCATCCAAGAGGGTGCCAATTCCATCGTCAGCAGTTTGCACCAGGCAGCTGCTAGCCTCTCTAGACAAGGCTCATCTGACTCTGACTCAATCCTCTCCCTCAAATCTGGAATATCCCTTGGGTCTCCCTTTCATTTACCCTTAAATTCAGAGGATAATAAATCTGCATCYGACAAAGGACGCCCACGGATATTAAAGCCTGGTGAAAAGAGCACTTTAGaagcaaaaaagaaagaaaaggaagaggaggcagcAAAAGCTCTTAAAGGGGGCAAGAAAGTCTACAAAAGTMTCATAACAGGAAAACCACGTGCCAGCACTGAGACCCCAGCTTCATTACAGCAGAGGCAGACGGCCCCTACTGTTCCAATCTCTCGTGGTAGGACAATGATCCATGTCCCTGGTGTTAGAAGCAGTTCTCCAAGCACTAGCCCAGTCCAAAAGAAGCCTCCAGCCCGCGGTCCAGCCTCAGTCTCAAAAATTCCCCCTACCCAAGGGCAGAGCTCCAGTAATTCAAACAGAAGCATTAAACCACCTGCTAAATCTGACCCTAGTCCCGCCAGGGatcagcctggatctcaatcGGGATCAAGTAAAGCTTCATCACGATCTGGATCCAGAGACTCCACACCATCCAGGCCAGCTCAGCAGTCCTTGACCACCAGACCCATGCAGTCACCTGGTCGCTCCTCTGTGTCACCTGGAAGAAATGGTCTCGGCCCTTCAAACAAATTATCCCAACTGCCTCGCACTGCTTCTCCAAGCACATCGTCAACCAAGTCTTCTGGTTCTGGCAGGATGTCCTACACCTCCCCTGGAAGACAGATGGGTCAGCAAACGCCACCCAAGCAGACTGGCTTGACTAGAAGCACTAGCGGAATCCCTAGGAGTGAATCTGCCTCAAAGAGCCTAAATCAGTGTGGAGTTACTGGCACATCTAAGAAGCAAGACTTGTCCAGGATGACATCCACAAAGTCAAGTGGAAGTGAGTCAGACCGGTCGGAGAAACCTGCCCTAGTTCGCCAGTCAACGTTCATCAAAGAGGCCCCTAGTCCAACACTGAAGAGGAAATTGGAAGAGTCTGCCTCGTTCGAGTCTCTGTCCCCCTCCTCTACCAGCCAGTCTCAAACGCCTGTGTCAAGCCCGTCTTTGCCAGATATGTCGTTGACTCTGCCCTATCAAGGAAGTCAGGGAAGCAACTGGAAAAAGTCCCCTCAGAGTCAAAACTCTTCAGAAAATGAGGATGGGCAACCTCAAAGGGGAGGGAAACACGACATCTCCAGATCCCATTCAGAAAGCCCCTCCAGACTCCCTAATCTTAACAGGACAGGGACATGGAAGAGGGAGAAAAGCAaacactcctcctctcttccaaggGTTGGCACCTGGAAGAGAACTGGCAgctcctcttccatcctctctgcctcctctgagTCAAGTGAAAAGGGCAAAAGTGAGGATGAACGACAGCCACTGAGTCCAGCCCAAAGGTCCCCACACGGCAAAGATGGAAACCCTTTAAAAGGAACATGGAGGAAGATGAAGGACAGTGAAATCTCTCAGTCAGAAGGCCACGATTCTTCCTCCATAGACTCTAACACCATGGCCATGGGGCACCAAATGAGCCCTGCAGTGTCCAAGACTGAGGATGTGTGGGTGAGGATTGAGGACTGTCCCATTAACAGTCCGAGGTCTGTAAAATCTCCAACAGCAAACACACCTCCAGTAATCGACAGTGTTCTAGTCAAAATGCCCTCTGTTGATCTCTTGTCAAGTGAAACCCATCCCAAACAGTCCAAAAATGAAAGTGTAAATGCTCGTAGGCTAGGTCCAGAGACTAATTTAAACTTGTTTAGGAGCAGTGAGAGTCTTGATAAGAAAGGGCCAGACCTCAAGCCTGCTCAGAGCATCATCCCAGAGGCCCATGAACTGCCTGTTGCTGAACGCACCCCTTTTAGCTCCTCCAACTCTAGCAAACACAGCTCACCTAGTGGTGCTGTGGCTGCCAGGGTCAGCCCTTTCAATTACACTCCTAGCCCCAGGAAGAGCAGTGCTGACAGTGCCACACCACCACGACCCTCACAGATACCCACGCCTGTCAGCGtcaccaacagtgcaaaaaagagAGAATCTAAAGGAGAAAGTGCTGGAGAAAGTGGGTCCTACATTGTAACCTCAGTTTAA